The Candidatus Celerinatantimonas neptuna DNA segment TAGCAAAGCGTTTTGCAGCCAAAGAAGCTGCAGCAAAGGCATTGGGGACAGGTATTGCTCAGGGTGTCACTTTTCAGGATTTTAAAATTGATCATGATGATCTGGGTAAACCTAAGTTAATTTTGACAGGTAAAGCGCTTGAAATTGCAGGTCGATTGGGGGCGAATCATTGGCTTGTTTCTCTCAGTGATGAACGGGATTATGCGCTTGCGATGGTCGTTTGTGAGAAAACAACGTGTTAAATATTCAGTAATGCGGAGAATTTTGTGATATCTCAATATAGGGTTCAGTTAAACCTTATCAGCTTAGTTAGATTAATGGCTTTGATTGGCTTTGGCATTGGTGTCATCGTCGGCGTGGCTACTATTATATGGGCCCTTTTAGGAGGCTCAATTGGAATGGCTCAAGCCGTTTTATCTGCTGTAATTTCTCCGTTTTCGAATGCGGTGATTATGGCGCTTTTCGGTGTTGTCGGTTATCCATTTTATAACTGGTTTTGTATACGGAACAGAGGTCAGGTGTTACAAGGGAAGTTTTTAGAAGAAAAAAATGATAATCCGTAATATGATTTCTGCTGATTTCTGCTCTTTTATCGGGGGTCAGGCCTTTTCCCATGGGGGAGTGAGCTCTGTTTCCAGTAATTGCTTTGTTTCATCGAGTAATTCAAGAAGTTCTGGTTCTATTTCAGTTATGGCAATGCCCTGAGTCAGAGACTGTTCAATCAGGTGGGCGAGCTGTTGTAAGTGTTCGGCACCCGTATAACTACACCCCCCGTGGAATTTATGGATAGATGCCCGTAATTCTTCTTCATTAAGATGTGCATCTAATGCCTGATTGATCTGATTTTGCAATTCAGGGACAGATTGTTTGAGCATAGTGAACATCTCTTGTGCGAGAGGTTGGCGATTACCAGCTCTTTGTAATGCAAGTGCCCAGTTATATAGTGTATTTTTTGGCTCTTCGGTAACTGGCAGAGATTGCTGATATCTGCCTTTGGAACAGTTTTCCCGATCAGTCGTTTGGGCATTCGGACAAAATTTATGAATGACCCGAATTAAGGCTTCTTCTGCAATCGGCTTAGATAGATAATCATCTAAACCTTCTTCTAAAAGTCTTTCTTTATCTGCTGTACTGGCGTGGGCTGTAACAGCAACAATAGGGGCTTTGACTTCTGGGTATTGATGCCTGATTTTTGAGCTGGTTGTTATGCCATCCATCCCTGGCATCTGGATGTCCATAAAAATGATATCATATTCATTTTGCTTGAGGTTATTGAGTGCTTCTTGACCACTGGCACAAACATCCACTCCGGTAACTAAGTCACTTAAAATAGTCTTGATCAATTTCAGGTTGGCCGGGTTATCGTCGACGGCTAAAACATTGAGACGATGGCAATCGGGTTGGTTATTATCTGGTGTGATATGGGGATTATCCTGCTGCGTGTGATCGGCTAATTGATCCGCTAATTTCCGGTGTTGGATAGGTTTGCTAATGTAATGGGTTGCTCCAGACTGTAACAGTGATGATATCTGTTGCTGATCTTGCTCAAACATAGCGGCAATAAGGTTATCAGTGTATGCAGATAACTCGCTAATTCGCTGTTTGAAATGTTTAAAAGGTTGTTCGATTGATTTCCCAAGTAAAATACTAAACTCGCCATCTGGATTTTCTTTCAAAGAGTCTTGTAGTGCGTTATAGGAATCAAAGCTAATGAGTTTTATAGGCCAGCGTCGGCAAATGTTCTCAAGACTTTGTCGGGTTTTTGCCATTGGCTCATAAAGATATAGTTTTGTATGACTCAGTGGCTCGAATGGCAGAGGATCACCTAATGCAATATCAGCAATATCACATGTGATTGTAAATGCAAATTTAGCGCCTTCATCGGGTGATGATTCCAGTGAGATATCACCTCCCATTTGTTGAATCAGTTTACGGGTAATGACCAGCCCTAAGCCTGTCCCTCCATATTGTCGACTGATACTGGCATCGGCCTGACGAAATGCTTGGAACAGTAATTGTTGCTGTTCTTTCGGAATACCTATTCCTGTATCGGTAATACTGACAAAAAGAATTAACTGACCGGGTTTTGAGTTAGGTTCACGTTTTAATTGGATATGTACAGATCCGTAATTGGTGAATTTTAGAGCATTTCCAATTAGGTTAGTCAGTACTTGCTGATAGCGCAGTGGGTCACCATAAATGCCTTCAGGCAAGGTAGGATCAAGATCTAACACGAGTTCTAAGTGTTTATCGCGAGCGGTATGAGCTAATAGTGAGATAACTTCTTCTGTTGTGTCTAACAGGTGGAAAGCAAGCCTTTCTAAGCGAAGCTGGCCTGCTTCTAATTTCGAGAAATCAAGAATATCATTGATAATTGACAGGAGGTTGGTTGCGGAGTTTTCAATGGTTTGTAAGAAATCTCGTTGTTCTTTATTCAGTGGCGTTTTTTGCAATTGTCTGGCAAAACCGAGGACACCGTTTAATGGCGTACGTAATTCATGGCTCATATTTGCCAGAAATTCAGATTTGACCCGGGCCGCTTGCTGTGCTTCACGTTTAGCTAAATCTAACTCGATATTTTGAATCTCAATCTGTTCAAGCGTTTCTCTGAGATCACTGGTAGCTTGATCGATGCTTTGATGCATTTCTTCATGGTAATCAGCTAATGATTTAGCCATTGCATTAATCCCGTTTTTGAGCATTTCAAGCTCACCGGGAAATTCTTCTGATGTGACTCGGGTATCGAGTCGTCCCTGACGGATTCGGTCAACAACTCTCACCATTTTGCCGACAGGGACTGTGACATTTCGAACCAGTTGGTAGGAAAATAAAACGCTTAATAGTAGCCCAAAGAGAACAATAAAAACGGCGATGGTTGTATCTCTGAATTGCAAAAGAATGGCGTGTTCTTTATCAAGCCGGAGTGCAATATAACCCAGTAATTTGGGACGTCCCGTTGTATAGTTGGCGAAACTATCTTCACCATCATCCCAAATCGGGGCTCGAATAATTAAATAATGGGTGTGGTTAATGACTTCTGTTTGTGTCGGAAGCCCTTTATTTTTAGGTACTTGTAAGTGTTCCAGCGTACTATGATAATTATTCGTAACAAATAGTTGATTGTTCTCATCAAATACCGCAATGCTATGAATTTGGGGTGAATGTTTGTGGTGACTTAAGGTGATGACTGCCTTGACCCGTTCCCGGCTATGCCGGGAAAGTCCGAATTCACTGGCAATGGCAAGAGGTTCAATAACATCAACGCCCTGTTGGATGGCAAATTGTTCCAACTGATGATTACGATTCATCGTAAAATAACTAGCCAGTAATATGCCAATTAATAGTGTCGGTAGAATCGTTAAAGTGTATACGCGTGCGCGTAATCCGTATTTGGTCATAGTCTAGTCTTGTGGGGAAATGCTCGAATCGTTTACCGGGTTATGATGACACAACCGCCCGGGAATTGGTATTGACTGCTGAATGTACATGTTGATGTTTGATGGTGTTTTTCAATTGATAGTTGTTTCATAGAAAACATAACGCGCTTTATTGTGGCTGACTGAGTTAGAATAGAATGCTAAAACGTTTAATAGAATTACAAATAATCAGTTACAACAAAGATTAACAGATCCCAGAGAAAATATGGTTCAGTTTTATAAGGCAAAACCGGTTTCAAAGAATTCGCTACCTTCGATGGAAGGTTCTGTAGAAGGTGTTGATCATCAACTCAATGGCATTATCCGTCATCACCAACGAACATTTTTTGTGGCAGATACATTGCCTGAAGAGCGGGTTATCTTCAAGCCTCAATCAGGCTATCATGGAAAGTTGGTTAAGCGACTTTCATCCCATCCGCTGAGAATAGCTCCAGCTTGCCGTTATTATAAACAGTGTGGCGGATGTCAGGCTCAAATTTTAGATGCATCGGATCAATTGGCATTAAAAACACCTCAGATTGCTCAGTTGATCACTCAATTAAGTGGATTTGTGGATTTACCTGAACCCCTGTTAATACAAGGACAGCCCTGGCGTTATCGCCGGATCACCCGGTTATCGACATGGTTTGATAAAAAGATGGGGTGGAAGCTGGGATTCCGTGCAGCTCAGGGAAAACAAGTCGTTTCTATCAATCATTGTCTTGTACTGACTGAATCACTGGATTTTTTGTTACAGCCACTGCAACAACTTATTCAATCTTTTCCAAAAAATGCGGGGGTTGGGCATATTGAATTAATTGATTGCCTGCCTCGTCCTGTGGTTAATTTACGACTAACAAAAAACCTCAGTCCGAAGTTGGAGCAATTGTGTTGTGATTTTGCTGAAACCTATCATGTGCATTTTGCAGTGACAGGGATGGATGTCCAATGGCTCTGTGGCTTGGGTTGTTATTATGAAATAGATGGATTAACTTTATATTTTTCGCCTGGTGACTTTATTCAGGTTAATTCATTGATGAATCAGCAATTGGTTGATTTGGCCATTAAGTGGCTAGATTTGTCGGAGCAAGATTTGGTTGCCGATCTGTTTTGCGGCGTTGGAAATTTTACATTGCCGATTGCCAAACAATGCCAGAGTGTTGTTGCAGTTGAAGGGGTCTTGAGAATGGTTGAGCAGTTAAGAGCCAATGCTAAGACTAATCATCTGACAAATATTGAAGCATTCAGTGGTGATTTGAGTGATCCAGAAACTCTTGCAGGAAGGCTTAATGGTATTGATAAAGTTTTATTGGATCCTGCCCGGGCCGGTGCAAAAATAGCAATAGAACTAATTGCGAAACTTCAGGTGAAGCGCGTAGTCTATATTGCATGTGATCCTGCGACGATGGCACGGGATATCGCAGTTCTAAAAGAAGCGGGCTATCGATTGAAATGTTGGGCTCTCATCGATATGTTTAGTCAAACGAGTCATATCGAAACAGCAGTCTTACTGACATCCGAATCACAACATTAAAGGGTAAGGCATGGTTTCTATTCGTGAAACGCATCTGAATAAACAGCTTTTGACCAATGAAAGAGAGTGGACTGCTGCTCTGAATATAAGTGAAAGTGATCAAGGTGCTTTATTAGAAGATTGCGAATTATTACGTCGTCTTGAATCCGATAAAGATGCGATTCAGCGTTGCCTGAATAAAGGCAAAGAGATGGTGGAGATCCTCATCACGCTGAATATGGATAGAACGACATTAGAAGCGGCTTTGTTATTCCCTTTTGCTCAGTCCCAACTGTTATTGCAGGACGATTTGAGCGGGTTGTTTCGTGATGAAGTTATAGAACTGCAAAATAAAGTTGCGCAGATGGACGCGATTCATGATCTGCATAGTAGTGATGACGATATATCTCCCTCTCAGGTGGATAACATCCGGCGCATGTTGTTGGCCATGGTGGGAGATGTTCGGGCTATTGTTATTAAAATTGCCGAGAGAATTTGTAATCTCCGGAGTGTTAAGAATGAGCCCGAAGATGTTCGCGTTGTTGCGGCCAGAGAAAGCCAGGATATTTATGCGCCTTTAGCAAATCGTCTGGGAATCGGCCAACTGAAGTGGGAACTTGAAGACTTAATGTTCCGTTATCAGCATCCCCAAACCTATAAGCAGATAGCCAGGCAACTTGATGAAAAGCGTCTAGATCGTGAAAAATACATTGCTGATTTTGTCGAGACGTTATCTAAGGAAATGCAAAAGTCAGATATTCGTGCAGAGGTTTATGGACGGCCTAAGCATATTTACAGTATCTGGCGCAAAATGCAGAAGAAAAATCTCGCCTTTGATGAATTATTTGATGTGCGGGCCGTGCGAATCATCGCCGAGCGATTACAGGACTGTTATGGTGCGTTAGGGGTGGTCCATACGCTTTGGCATCACCTGCCTAGTGAATTTGATGACTATGTTGCCAATCCCAAACCTAACGGATATCAATCGATTCATACGGTTGTGATTGGCCCTGTCGGAAAGACAGTCGAAATACAGATCAGAACGAAGCAAATGCACCAGGATGCAGAATTAGGAGTTGCTGCGCACTGGAAATACAAAGAAGGGAACAATTCTGGCAGCAGTAAAGGCCATTATGAAGATAAAATTGCCTGGTTGCGCAAATTGCTGAAATGGCAGGAAGATATGGCAGAGAATGGAGCACTTTTGGATGAGCTTCGTTCTCAGGTGTTTGATGACCGGGTTTACGTATTTACGCCTAAAGGAGAAGTAGTTGATTTACCCTCAGGCTCAACGCCGCTTGATTTCGCTTACTACGTTCATAGTCTGGTCGGCCACCGCTGTATCGGGGCGAAGATTGGTGGTCGTATCGTGCCGTTTACCTATCAACTGCAAACTGGTGAACAAGTTGAGATTATTACTCAAAAAGAGCCCAATCCGAGTCGGGACTGGCTTAATCCTAATTTAGGCTATGTCCGTTCATCAAGAGCCCGTAATAAAATTTCAACCTGGTTTAAGAAACAGGATCGGGAGAAGAATATCTTTGCCGGCAAGGAAATCCTTGATACTGAATTGATTCGGCATGGATTTAAAATGTCTGATACTGACCAGTGTCTCGAACGTTTTAACGTGCAAACGCAAGATGATCTGATGGCAGCTGTCGGGGCTGGCGATATTCGTATCAATCAGTTGCTGAACTATTTACAGAATAAATTAAACCAGCCGTCTGCTGAAGAAGAAGACCGTCAGGCGCTGGAGCAATTGGAAAAAAGTAGTGCTCATGCTGCAAAATCCCATAAGAAAGGTCAGGCTAAAGATCATATCGTCGTTGAAGGTGTTGGTAATTTAATGACGCATATTGCACGTTGTTGTCAGCCTATCCCTGGTGATTCTATTAAAGGCTTTATTACTCAGGGACGAGGTATTAGTATTCATCGCTCTGACTGTGTTCAACTTGTTGAGTTACAAAGTCGCTCCCCTGAAAGAGTCATTGATGCAGTTTGGGGAGAGAACTACTCTGGTGGATATTCACTAACCATTCGTGTGATAGCCAATGATCGAAGTGGTTTATTACGCGATATCACCACCGTACTTGCGAATGATAGAGTGAATGTTCTGGGTATGAATACCCGCTCTGATGTAAAAGAACAGACTGCAACGATGGATATTGAAGTCGAAGTTTATAATATTGCGACGGTTTCTCGTATCTTGTCGAAGATCGGTCAGCTACCTGGCATTATCAACGCTCATCGTCAGAAATGATATTAATGATGGTTTATTGGAGTTTTCTGGATAAATCGTAAAAAGAGCGGGTTGCTCTTTTTACGATTTAACCTCAACTCGGGATAAGAAAACAAGACAAGACTGACCCATCATGAATCAATCGTTATTCATTGTAACTTCTTATCTCGAGTTGAGGTTATTCAGCTTTTTTCAATGAATTAAATAATCTTGATGACATCTTCAAAAGCTAAACGTGATTTGGGTGTCTTTGTATTTCGATCATCTTCATGATGGTAGCTAATGGCCAGAGCAACACGGCATTCATATCCATCTAATTCTTGATTGAATTGTTGTTTAATCAGCTCTGAATCGATTCCTTCCATTGTTGTTGAGTCGATATTTTGTCGTGCCAGAGTATGTAATACATTACTTAGAGCAATATAGATTTGTGCTCTGGTCCACTCTTTATGTTCTCCATTTGCGTTCCCATTCATTTTTAAAAAATTAAATGCTGCAAAAGCATTCGATTTTTTTCAGCAGATAAATGTTGATCTGCAATGCTTTTTTCAATGACTGCCTCGTAGTCCTGTTCGGTATATATAATTTTATTGGCAAATAAGATGATGTGAGATGCTGTTTTTGCATGAACTTGATTAAACAAAAAGTGATCTTCAAATGAGTTAAAGAAGCGTTGTTTTGATTCATCGGACTCCAAAACAATAAATTTCCAGGGTTGCGAATTTATAGAAGAGGTCAATAACCGGAGCGCCTCAAGAAAAACGGCAAGTGCTTGAGGGCTGATGGCCTTTGTACTGTCATATTTTTTTGTCATATATCGGTGCTTCAGGTCAGCAATAATCTCATGTGTCATAAATGCCTCTAATAATCAGGATTGAGTGTTAATTTGAAATTTTGAGATTATTTTTTGTATTTTTAAGTGACCAAAGTCAACTAGTGTACTTTTAGTAACCTTGAATGTAGCGTGAACATATGGAAACAGAATCTATCGATAAACATGTAGAAACCAATAGTTGTATATCGCCTTGTGCTATTGAAAGAGATATGAGAATCCTGGGGAGTAAGTGGAAAGGTACCATTTTATGGCACCTTAAAGATGGCCCTGTCCGATTCAACGAACTGGCCCGTATGATAAGTGGTGCCAGTAAAAAATGATTGACCAAAGACTCAAAGAATTGGAACAGCAAAAGTTAGTCAAGAGAACTGTCTTAAACACCCGGCCTATTGCTGTTTGTTATGAAATTACACCATTTGGTTGTACTGCTCTGGAGTTTTTAGAAGAATTAAAAAACTGGGTTGAGAAACATGATTTGTAAATTATATCAATTTGTTTGAGCGTGTTGAGCGCATATGGTTTGGGTACATACAGAATTACTGGTTGACCAGCCAATTCATATCATGAATAGGCTGGTGGATTTTGTGCTGTTAGATATGAGCCATAGATGCAACGCGACCTTTCGGAATGACTTTCATATTCCTCATGGTTATTTCACCAGAAACATTGATGATATTGCTATATTCGGTATTTTCGAAGTGACTATCTTTGAAATGAATTTGATCAAGAATAGCGTCATCAAAGGCTACGATAAACATCACTCGGGGGCTGTTATCACATTGGATTCCGCTGATATTGATATTGCGGATGATGGGCATAAACTTGCCATTTGGTCCCTCTGCGTAAAGTAAGTCAATGGTTAAAAATGCTTCTTGCGCATGTAGACATTTTCAATATGTCCTCCCCGGACCGCATTATCTTTAAAGTGTAAGGCGCGTTGCAGTTTTGGGCTGCTCATTTCACAGTTTTTTACAAATACGTTGTAGATATGTCCGGAGCATTCACTGCCCATGACGACACCGCCATGTCCATCGAGTATATGGCATTTGCGAATGATAATATTTTGTGAAGGGATATGAACTCTGCGGCTATCTTTGTTTTTACCTGATTTAATTGCAATGCAATCATCTCCTGTATTGAATTTACAATCTTCAATAAGTACATCAGTACAGCATTCAGGGTTACAGCCATCATTATTTGGACCATGTGACTGAATAGTCACATTACGTACAGTGACGTTTTTACAGAGAGTCGGATGGACTTCCCACATGGGTGAGTTTTTAATAGTAATCCCTTCAACAAGGACATTTTCACAACAATGGGGTTCAATAAAGCATGGACGTAGGAAATGACCGTCCCCAAAGACACGTTCTTTGACAGGCATGTCATTGTTGCTCATTTCAATCAGTTTTTTACTATCAGCCGATTGTTTATATGGTTTGGGTTTCGATTTGTCTTTCCAGGCCCACCAATTTGATAAAGCGGCTTGCCCGTCTACTGTTCCTTGACCCGTGACAGCCCCATTTTTTTGACCATGTGCATAGATGAGGGGTGAATAGTTCATACACTCAGTGCCTTCAAAACGAGTGAGTACTGAAGGGTAGCCTCTCGGGTTGGTTGAGAACTTCAGAATAGCGTTTTTTTCTATGTGGAGATCGATGTTACTTTTGAGATGAATGGCTGAACAATAAAATGTTCCTGCTGGGATAATAACATGTCCACCACCAGCCTTATGACACTGATGCATTGCTTCATGAATTGCCTTAGTACAGTCATGGCCTGCTTGTGCGCCAAAATTAAGGATTTTAAAGTGACGATTTGGAAATACAGGGGCATTAATGCGGCTAAGAATATCTTTATACAACTTTTCATCCCAGTGACTATGTTCACCAGTTTGGTTTGGGAGGTCTGTTCGTTTGGGATCGTTTGGGTGATGAGGTTTTTCTGAAGAATGAGATTTAGTCAATGCAGATTGACCAGGAATCATACTGGTCAACGCGACGGTTGATAGGCCAAATAAAGTGGATTTAAGCATGGATCTTTTACTGGGATCTGCACAAGAAGAATTTATTGGCGTTTTATCTGATTTAGGTGAGAGTTGTTTACGACTCATGATTATTTCTTAATGTGTTGAAAAATAATGGAATACTATTGATGATAGTAAAACTAATGTAATTATATTGATAATATAATTATTTTTATATAAAAATAAGGAAATCTTTTTTAATAAAAATAGAATCTAATTTCATTGGTGATGGGGTTCACGATAAAACAGTCTTGAATCCTTTTTTGTTGACGAACTCGAAGTTGAGGTAAGATATCTATCTACAAGGCTCGGTGATTTAGACGGTTGTTTAATCGAGTAGTCTCCTTTTATCACTTTATGATTGAAGTGGCAGATAAATTAAGGAACAGGAGTTCGGTATGTCTGAGATAGAACCTCCTTATACAATAGAAACGTTATTGACCATTATGAAGCAGTTGCGGGACCCCAAAACGGGTTGCCCATGGGATCGCAAACAGAATTTTGAATCAGTTGTACCTTGTGCTATAGAGGAAGTTTATGAAGTTGCTGAAGCGATTCGAATTCAGGATTATGATGATCTTCGATTGGAGTTAGGTGATTTACTTTTTCAGGTTGTCTTTTATGCCCAATTAGGTCAGGAACAGCAATTATTTGATTTTCCAGGTATTGTCAGTGGGATTTGCGAAAAGTTAATTCGTCGTCATCCGCATGTGTTTGGTCAGCAACATTTTGATAATGAATCACAGGTAAATGCCAACTGGGAAGCGACTAAAGCGAAAGAGCGTGCCAGTAAAGCTGCTGAGAGTGTGTTAGACGATGTGCCACTGGCTTTGCCTGCATTAAGTCGTGCCCAGAAATTACAAAAACGTTGTGCGAATGTTGGGTTTGACTGGAATGATCCTGAACCTGCGTTAGCAAAAGTTGCTGAGGAATTAGAAGAAGTTCGTGAAGAGGTACTTCAGGATAACCGTGAAGCTTTGGCTGAAGAGATTGGTGATCTGATGTTTGCCTGTGTTAATTTCGCGCGTAAGAATAAATTTGATAGTGAAGCATTATTGCGTCAGGCGAATGAAAAATTTGAGCGGCGTTTCCGGCAGGTAGAAGGGCAGGCAAAATCAGCTGGTAAGCTATTGAAAGATCATACATTAGAAGAATTAGAAGTGTTATGGCAGAACGTTAAAGAGCAAGAAAAAAGTAAAAAATTGGGATAAAACGTTTTTTGATAGAGATTAAATCTGATTTTGGCATCTAATTTACGTACGATGACGGCTTAAGGTGAGAAGTCGAATATCAGAAAAGAATTTTGATGATGTTATTGTAAATTGAAGTTAACGCCATTTTATTCAGTTCTGAGATGATAAAAAAAACCGCCAGTGAACTGGCGGTGTCAATACATGTTACTATCTATGAACCCGTTATTTTTTTACTTCGACTAATGCCCCATCAATAATGGTGTCAATGATTTGTTCATCCAACAGCGTGGTTATATCCCCCAGATTTGATGCATCTCCCTGGGCTATTTTACGTAAAATTCGCCTCATTATTTTACCACTGCGGGTTTTTGGTAACCCAGGAACGATCTGGATCAGGTCGGGTTTGGCGATTGGACCAATGCGTTTAGTTAATCCTTGTTTTATGCTGAGTTTTACGCCTTCTTCACCACCGGTAGAGGTTTCAGGACAAACCACAAATGCATAAATACCTTGTCCTTTGATGAGGTGAGGGTATCCAACTACCGCGGATTCGTTGATCAGAGGATGTTCGTTTATCGCATTCTCTATTTCGGCTGTACCTAATCGGTGGCCCGATACATTAATGACATCATCAACCCGACCAAGAATCCGGTAATAACCATCTTCATCGCGTCTGGCTCCATCACCAGAAAAGTAGTAATTGCTGAAACTACTAAAATAGACTTGCTTGAAGCGTTCGTGATCTTTCCATATGGTTCGGGCTATGCCGGGCCAAGGGAATCGAATACAGAGGTTTCCTTCAACTGAGTTTCCCCCTAGTTCATGACCTTCGTTGTCAACGATTGCTGGCTGTATTCCCGGTAATGGAAGAGTTGCAAACGATGGTTTTGTAGGTGTGATACCGGCAAGTGGTGCAATCATCATTCCCCCGGTTTCTGTCTGCCACCAGGTGTCAACTACCGGGCACCGGTTCTGGCCTACATGATCATGGACCCAATGCCAGGCATCTTCGTTGATGGGTTCGCCAACGGTGCCAATTACTTTCAGCGAATTTAAATTTTTATTTTCCAGATATTCATTACCCATTGACAACAATGAGCGAATGGCCGTTGGGGCAGTATAAAACTGGCTGACCTGATATTTATCGATGATATCCCACATACGACCGGCATCCGGCCAGTTAGGAACCCCTTCAAACATGACAATTTTAGCGCCATTTAATAAAGGACCGTAGATCAGATATGAGTGCCCGGTAATCCACCCGACATCCGCAGTACAAAAATAGACATCTCCAGAATTGTATTGAAATACATTTTTAAAAG contains these protein-coding regions:
- the acsA gene encoding Acetyl-coenzyme A synthetase — protein: MISKINTLGGYFHEYQKSISDPENFWTQQAEMFFWRQRWKNTVTWNFKVPYIRWFEDAKLNITENIFEKNLYTHGSQEAIFWEPNDPNEPNRVLTYQELFEKVNQFANSLKQLGVNKGDTVTLYMPMVPELIIGVLACARIGAIHSVVFAGFSAQSLADRINDAQSKILLTADGSYRANKTISLKNIVDEALSQTECIEKVIVYPRLNQPVEMVPERDIWWNECINNHNYDCPAEIIDSEDPLFIIYTSGSTGQPKGIVHSSGGYMVYSAYTFKNVFQYNSGDVYFCTADVGWITGHSYLIYGPLLNGAKIVMFEGVPNWPDAGRMWDIIDKYQVSQFYTAPTAIRSLLSMGNEYLENKNLNSLKVIGTVGEPINEDAWHWVHDHVGQNRCPVVDTWWQTETGGMMIAPLAGITPTKPSFATLPLPGIQPAIVDNEGHELGGNSVEGNLCIRFPWPGIARTIWKDHERFKQVYFSSFSNYYFSGDGARRDEDGYYRILGRVDDVINVSGHRLGTAEIENAINEHPLINESAVVGYPHLIKGQGIYAFVVCPETSTGGEEGVKLSIKQGLTKRIGPIAKPDLIQIVPGLPKTRSGKIMRRILRKIAQGDASNLGDITTLLDEQIIDTIIDGALVEVKK